A DNA window from Lachancea thermotolerans CBS 6340 chromosome G complete sequence contains the following coding sequences:
- the ARP6 gene encoding Arp6p (similar to uniprot|Q12509 Saccharomyces cerevisiae YLR085C ARP6 Nuclear actin-related protein involved in chromatin remodeling component of chromatin-remodeling enzyme complexes), translated as MEEAPIVIDNGSYEIKFGTASSNEPFTALNSIAKDKYGNYHLSNQVRSIKDISSVTFNRPHKLGQLVSWELESQIWDYCLFNPDEFDGWSLDTTKNKHLIASESCMTLPELSKNMDQVVFEEYEYDSLFKAPVPVFVPFNAEGDTTHILVAKEDADVVASDHPSDNKDYRDYELVIDSGFNCTWVVPVIKGVPYYKAVKKLDIGGRFLNGFLREALSFRHYNVMDETILVNSIKEKCLFMSPNSYFDSFQSRLKTAKEYVLPDFSTSFQGYLRKPGQTLPEDSQTIILQDELFAVPETFFHPEIASLLNPGIIEAILESISMLPEALRPLLVGNVVVTGGNFNIPNFASRLATELQRQCPTDWSCRVSVPTGDARLYGWKCMQKFSETQAYRESRVSREEYYEHGVDWCTSKRFGYQAWL; from the coding sequence ATGGAGGAAGCACCTATAGTGATCGATAATGGATCATACGAAATCAAATTTGGCACTGCCAGCAGCAATGAGCCGTTCACCGCTTTGAACTCTATTGCAAAGGATAAATATGGGAACTATCACCTGTCAAACCAGGTTCGCTCGATCAAAGACATATCTTCCGTGACATTCAATCGACCACACAAGTTGGGGCAGCTGGTTTCTTGGGAGTTAGAGAGCCAAATCTGGGACTACTGCTTGTTCAACCCAGATGAGTTTGACGGATGGAGCTTAGACACGACGAAAAACAAGCACCTCATCGCATCAGAGTCGTGCATGACTTTACCGGAGCTAAGCAAAAACATGGACCAGGTTGTGTTCGAGGAGTACGAGTACGACTCACTGTTCAAGGCACCAGTACCGGTGTTCGTACCGTTTAACGCTGAAGGGGATACCACACACATACTAGTAGCGAAAGAGGACGCAGACGTAGTGGCTTCGGACCATCCCAGCGATAATAAAGACTATCGTGATTATGAACTCGTGATTGATTCCGGATTCAACTGCACTTGGGTAGTGCCGGTAATAAAAGGCGTTCCCTACTACAAGGCTGTCAAGAAGCTAGACATCGGCGGACGTTTTCTGAACGGCTTCCTGCGAGAGGCACTGTCTTTCCGCCACTACAACGTGATGGACGAGACCATCCTCGTGAACAGCATAAAAGAGAAATGTCTCTTCATGAGTCCGAACTCTTACTTCGACAGCTTCCAATCACGCCTGAAAACCGCGAAAGAGTACGTGCTGCCAGATTTTAGCACCAGCTTCCAGGGCTACCTGCGCAAGCCCGGCCAGACCCTTCCAGAAGACTCACAGACTATCATATTGCAGGACGAGCTGTTTGCTGTGCCAGAAACGTTTTTTCATCCTGAGATCGCGTCGCTGCTAAACCCAGGAATAATAGAAGCCATTTTGGAGAGTATTTCCATGCTGCCGGAGGCCTTGCGTCCCCTGCTCGTCGGCAACGTTGTTGTGACTGGCGGAAACTTCAACATACCCAACTTTGCATCGAGGCTAGCCACCGAGCTCCAGCGACAGTGTCCCACAGATTGGTCTTGTCGAGTTTCCGTTCCGACCGGCGACGCGCGGCTCTACGGGTGGAAGTGCATGCAAAAGTTCTCCGAGACGCAAGCGTACCGCGAGTCGCGCGTATCTCGCGAGGAGTACTACGAGCACGGCGTGGACTGGTGCACCTCGAAGCGCTTTGGGTACCAGGCATGGCTATGA
- a CDS encoding putative phosphotransferase (similar to uniprot|Q04585 Saccharomyces cerevisiae YDR109C Hypothetical ORF) — protein MHSRRSRSSVSISQQRMMSRSMVGLSLEQQKMLYYVGVDVGTGSARACIIDSMGNILSLAERPIQREQLKANFITQSSQEIWQAVCHCVKSVVRDSGVPAEKIHGIGFDATCSLVVVEEQTNKEVAVGPDFSNTDQNIILWMDHRAIEETQLINATGDKCLKYVGGQMSVEMEIPKIKWLKNHLPENKFNECKFFDLADYLTFKASGKETRSFCSTVCKQGLLPVGVEGSAEGWSREFLTEIGLEELIEDDFRRIGGSVKNSDKGKNFLSAGEFIGAIDATVAEELGLSNHCVVGSGVIDAYAGWVGTVAARTDVSIPALVKTDQEKVGMDRATGRLAAVAGTSTCHIAMSRDPIFVDGVWGPYRDALATNFWCAEGGQSCTGALLAHVLTTHPAYTELSQLADAASVSKFDYLNSRLETLAQQQKARSVVHLAKHLFFYGDYHGNRSPIADPSMRAAIIGQSMDNSIDDLALMYLGACEFIAQQTRQIVDKMCTSGHDLSAIFMSGGQCRNGLLMRLLADCTGLPIVIPRYIDAAVVFGSALLGAVASESFDLSGTHSALSVSRKSSIAGEPANAGQPKKSAVSKFGQLGGDDLPSPYTAPSATASTSQIASTIGFPFPTPEDAYAIDEHVEQEKDEGESTELNFKAHSKWKKDMEDRMKGRSSDNGDAMWNVMYNMTGGGKVVQPAAEENADRVLLNAKYKIFLDMAETQRKYRTIVDDAVRN, from the coding sequence ATGCATTCCAGAAGATCCCGGTCTTCCGTTTCCATCTCGCAACAGAGAATGATGTCACGCTCCATGGTGGGGCTCTCGCTAGAACAGCAGAAGATGCTGTACTACGTGGGCGTGGATGTCGGAACAGGCTCTGCCAGAGCCTGTATCATCGACAGCATGGGTAACATCCTGTCGCTGGCCGAGAGACCCATCCAGCGCGAGCAGCTCAAGgccaacttcatcacaCAGTCGTCGCAGGAGATTTGGCAAGCAGTGTGCCACTGTGTCAAGTCTGTGGTGCGTGACTCCGGCGTCCCAGCCGAGAAGATCCACGGTATTGGTTTCGACGCGACGTGCTCGCTGGTGGTTGTCGAGGAGCAGACCAACAAGGAGGTTGCTGTGGGACCCGACTTCAGCAACACTGACCAGAACATCATCCTGTGGATGGACCACCGTGCCATTGAGGAGACCCAGCTGATCAACGCGACGGGCGACAAGTGCCTGAAGTACGTCGGCGGTCAGATGTCTGTGGAAATGGAGATCCCCAAGATCAAGTGGCTTAAGAACCACCTGCCCGAGAACAAGTTCAACGAATGCAAGTTCTTCGATTTGGCAGACTACCTGACTTTTAAGGCCTCGGGCAAGGAAACCCGCAGTTTCTGCTCGACTGTCTGCAAGCAGGGCCTCTTGCCTGTGGGCGTCGAGGGCTCTGCCGAGGGTTGGTCCCGGGAGTTTTTGACCGAGATCGGTctggaagagctcatcgaggACGACTTCCGGAGAATCGGAGGTTCTGTCAAGAACAGCGACAAGGgcaaaaacttcttgagtgCTGGTGAATTCATCGGCGCCATCGACGCGACCGTCGCGGAGGAACTAGGCCTCAGCAACCACTGTGTTGTTGGCTCTGGTGTGATCGACGCCTACGCCGGCTGGGTGGGTACCGTTGCTGCCAGAACCGATGTCAGCATTCCAGCGCTTGTCAAGACCGACCAAGAAAAGGTCGGCATGGACCGCGCAACTGGCCGTCTAGCGGCTGTTGCCGGTACCTCCACATGTCATATTGCTATGTCCCGCGACCCTATATTCGTTGATGGTGTTTGGGGTCCTTACAGAGACGCTCTGGCGACCAACTTTTGGTGTGCCGAAGGTGGCCAAAGTTGCACCGGTGCTCTTCTGGCCCACGTTCTAACAACCCATCCTGCATACACAGAGCTTTCGCAGCTTGCTGACGCTGCCAGCGTTTCCAAGTTTGATTACCTAAATTCCAGACTCGAAACTCTAGCGCAACAGCAAAAGGCGCGCTCGGTCGTTCACTTGGCCAAGCACCTGTTCTTCTACGGTGACTACCATGGTAACAGGTCTCCAATCGCCGATCCCTCCATGCGCGCTGCCATTATCGGCCAGTCCATGGACAATTCCATTGATGACCTAGCGCTGATGTACCTCGGCGCATGTGAGTTCATCGCTCAGCAAACCAGACAGATCGTTGACAAGATGTGCACATCCGGCCATGACCTGTCTGCGATCTTCATGTCAGGAGGACAGTGCCGTAACGGTCTGCTAATGAGATTGCTGGCTGACTGCACCGGACTACCAATCGTCATCCCCAGATATATCGATGCAGCAGTCGTTTTCGGCTCTGCATTGCTGGGTGCCGTGGCCAGTGAGAGTTTCGACCTGAGCGGCACACATTCCGCACTCTCCGTCAGCAGAAAGTCGTCGATAGCCGGCGAGCCAGCCAACGCCGGGCAGCCAAAGAAGTCCGCAGTATCCAAGTTCGGTCAGCTTGGCGGCGACGACTTGCCCTCTCCATACACAGCACCATCCGCCACTGCCAGCACCTCCCAGATTGCTTCCACAATTGGCTTCCCATTCCCAACTCCTGAAGACGCGTACGCCATAGACGAGCATGTTGAGCAAGAAAAGGACGAAGGTGAGTCGACcgagctcaacttcaaggcgCACTCCAAGTGGAAGAAGGACATGGAGGACCGCATGAAGGGCAGATCTTCTGACAACGGTGACGCCATGTGGAACGTCATGTACAACATGACCGGTGGTGGTAAGGTCGTTCAGCCTGCTGCCGAGGAAAACGCGGACCGCGTTCTCCTCAACGCAAAGTACAAGATTTTCCTAGACATGGCCGAGACCCAAAGAAAGTACAGGACTATAGTGGACGATGCCGTTAGGAACTGA